The following proteins are encoded in a genomic region of Takifugu rubripes chromosome 21, fTakRub1.2, whole genome shotgun sequence:
- the LOC101065378 gene encoding far upstream element-binding protein 3-like isoform X7, whose protein sequence is MVGKMGGDSMAHMNTSSAGVEPALYYPGQKRPGEDGGSQLTAIGHQSRVVTEDYKVPDRMVGFIIGRGGEQINRIQLESGCKIQIAADSGGLMERPCSLTGTPESIEHAKRLLVQIVDRCRNGPGFHGDGEGGASVQEMLIPASKVGLVIGRGGDTIKQLQERAGVKMMMIQDGPMPTGADKPLRISGDPYKVQAARELVLEVIRDKDGDFRSGRTDFGARLGGSNIDVPVPRFAVGIVIGRNGEMIKKIQNDAGVRIQFKADDGISPERVAMVMGQPDRCQHAVHLINELIQTAQERDGFSSALRGGRVRGRGDWTVGSPGPLQEVTYTISADKCGLVIGKGGETIKSINQQSGAHVELQRNPPPSTDHNTRVFTIRGSAQQMDVARQLIDDKIGGSGIMSNGGFGFSPFTQGPTSHQNCGSGQPFLTGVWGNTFQTSWQNPGQQDPGAGRAQVGHLDHSKTWDQYYKKPGQQNQPQNLMTDYNKAWEDYYKKQSQSSQQNSVPDYTAALAEYYRQQPYLWNPAQIQDH, encoded by the exons ATGGTTGGAAAGATGGGCGGAGACAGCATGGCCCACATGAACACGTCCTCAGCAGGTGTGGAGCCGGCACTGTACTACCCGGGTCAGAAACGgccaggagaagatggag GGAGCCAGCTCACAGCCATCGGCCATCAAAG CAGGGTAGTCACAGAGGACTATAAGGTGCCAGACAGGATGGTTGGCTTCA TTATTggacgaggaggagaacagATCAACAGGATCCAGCTGGAGTCGGGATGCAAGATCCAGATAGCTGCAG ACAGCGGCGGTCTCATGGAGCGGCCATGTTCCCTGACTGGAACTCCAGAGAGCATCGA gcACGCCAAACGACTGCTGGTGCAGATTGTGGATCGCTGCAGAAATGGTCCTGGTTTTCATGGTGATGGGGAAGGCGGAGCCTCAGTACAGGAGATGCTGATTCCAGCCAGTAAGGTTGGGTTGGTGATCGGGAGAGGTGGAGACAccatcaaacagctgcag GAGAGAGCAGGAGtgaaaatgatgatgattcaGGATGGTCCCATGCCGACTGGAGCTGACAAACCTCTGCGCATCTCTGGAGACCCCTACAAAGTCCAG GCAGCCCGGGAGTTGGTGTTGGAGGTGATCCGGGACAAAGATGGCGACTTCAGGTCAGGACGTACAGACTTTGGTGCCCGGTTGGGAGGATCCAATATAGAT GTTCCAGTTCCACGTTTTGCTGTTGGTATTGTGATTGGTAGGAATGGAGAAATGATCAAGAAAATCCAGAATGATGCTGGAGTCCGAATCCAGTTCAAAGCTG ATGATGGAATCAGTCCAGAacgtgttgccatggtgatgggTCAGCCAGACCGCTGTCAACACGCAGTACACCTGATCAATGAGCTCATCCAGActgcacag gagcGTGACGGATTCAGCTCAGCCCTGCGAGGTGGAAGGGTCAGAGGACGTGGTGATTGGACAGTGGGATCTCCTGGTCCTCTACAGGAAGTGACCTACACCATCTCCGCCGATAAATGTGGCCTTGTGATTGGTAAAG gtggagAAACCATCAAAAGCATCAACCAGCAGTCTGGAGCTCacgtggagctgcagaggaacccACCGCCCTCCACTGACCACAACACCCGGGTCTTCACCATCAGAGGGTCAGCTCAGCAGATGGACGTGGCGCGCCAGCTTATCGACGACAAGATCGGA GGCTCAGGCATCATGAGCAATGGGGGGTTCGGGTTCAGTCCATTCACACAGGGCCCCACTTCACATCAAAa ctgtggcAGTGGCCAGCCCTTCCTGACTGGAGTTTGGGGAAACACCTTCCAGACCAGCTGGCAGAACCCTGGACAACAAGACcctg GTGCAGGTAGGGCTCAGGTGGGACATTTGGACCACTCTAAAACATGGGACCAGTACTATAAGAAACCAG GTCAGCAGAACCAACCTCAGAACTTAATGACGGACTACAATAAAGCCTGGGAGGACTACTACAAGAAACAGA GTCAGTCGTCCCAGCAGAACTCGGTGCCAGACTACACCGCAGCATTAGCCGAGTACTACAGACAGCAGCCATACCTGTGGAACCCTGCCCAGATCCAG GATCACTAG
- the LOC101065378 gene encoding far upstream element-binding protein 3-like isoform X6: MVGKMGGDSMAHMNTSSAGVEPALYYPGQKRPGEDGAGSQLTAIGHQSRVVTEDYKVPDRMVGFIIGRGGEQINRIQLESGCKIQIAADSGGLMERPCSLTGTPESIEHAKRLLVQIVDRCRNGPGFHGDGEGGASVQEMLIPASKVGLVIGRGGDTIKQLQERAGVKMMMIQDGPMPTGADKPLRISGDPYKVQAARELVLEVIRDKDGDFRSGRTDFGARLGGSNIDVPVPRFAVGIVIGRNGEMIKKIQNDAGVRIQFKADDGISPERVAMVMGQPDRCQHAVHLINELIQTAQERDGFSSALRGGRVRGRGDWTVGSPGPLQEVTYTISADKCGLVIGKGGETIKSINQQSGAHVELQRNPPPSTDHNTRVFTIRGSAQQMDVARQLIDDKIGGSGIMSNGGFGFSPFTQGPTSHQNCGSGQPFLTGVWGNTFQTSWQNPGQQDPGAGRAQVGHLDHSKTWDQYYKKPGQQNQPQNLMTDYNKAWEDYYKKQSQSSQQNSVPDYTAALAEYYRQQPYLWNPAQIQDH, from the exons ATGGTTGGAAAGATGGGCGGAGACAGCATGGCCCACATGAACACGTCCTCAGCAGGTGTGGAGCCGGCACTGTACTACCCGGGTCAGAAACGgccaggagaagatggag CAGGGAGCCAGCTCACAGCCATCGGCCATCAAAG CAGGGTAGTCACAGAGGACTATAAGGTGCCAGACAGGATGGTTGGCTTCA TTATTggacgaggaggagaacagATCAACAGGATCCAGCTGGAGTCGGGATGCAAGATCCAGATAGCTGCAG ACAGCGGCGGTCTCATGGAGCGGCCATGTTCCCTGACTGGAACTCCAGAGAGCATCGA gcACGCCAAACGACTGCTGGTGCAGATTGTGGATCGCTGCAGAAATGGTCCTGGTTTTCATGGTGATGGGGAAGGCGGAGCCTCAGTACAGGAGATGCTGATTCCAGCCAGTAAGGTTGGGTTGGTGATCGGGAGAGGTGGAGACAccatcaaacagctgcag GAGAGAGCAGGAGtgaaaatgatgatgattcaGGATGGTCCCATGCCGACTGGAGCTGACAAACCTCTGCGCATCTCTGGAGACCCCTACAAAGTCCAG GCAGCCCGGGAGTTGGTGTTGGAGGTGATCCGGGACAAAGATGGCGACTTCAGGTCAGGACGTACAGACTTTGGTGCCCGGTTGGGAGGATCCAATATAGAT GTTCCAGTTCCACGTTTTGCTGTTGGTATTGTGATTGGTAGGAATGGAGAAATGATCAAGAAAATCCAGAATGATGCTGGAGTCCGAATCCAGTTCAAAGCTG ATGATGGAATCAGTCCAGAacgtgttgccatggtgatgggTCAGCCAGACCGCTGTCAACACGCAGTACACCTGATCAATGAGCTCATCCAGActgcacag gagcGTGACGGATTCAGCTCAGCCCTGCGAGGTGGAAGGGTCAGAGGACGTGGTGATTGGACAGTGGGATCTCCTGGTCCTCTACAGGAAGTGACCTACACCATCTCCGCCGATAAATGTGGCCTTGTGATTGGTAAAG gtggagAAACCATCAAAAGCATCAACCAGCAGTCTGGAGCTCacgtggagctgcagaggaacccACCGCCCTCCACTGACCACAACACCCGGGTCTTCACCATCAGAGGGTCAGCTCAGCAGATGGACGTGGCGCGCCAGCTTATCGACGACAAGATCGGA GGCTCAGGCATCATGAGCAATGGGGGGTTCGGGTTCAGTCCATTCACACAGGGCCCCACTTCACATCAAAa ctgtggcAGTGGCCAGCCCTTCCTGACTGGAGTTTGGGGAAACACCTTCCAGACCAGCTGGCAGAACCCTGGACAACAAGACcctg GTGCAGGTAGGGCTCAGGTGGGACATTTGGACCACTCTAAAACATGGGACCAGTACTATAAGAAACCAG GTCAGCAGAACCAACCTCAGAACTTAATGACGGACTACAATAAAGCCTGGGAGGACTACTACAAGAAACAGA GTCAGTCGTCCCAGCAGAACTCGGTGCCAGACTACACCGCAGCATTAGCCGAGTACTACAGACAGCAGCCATACCTGTGGAACCCTGCCCAGATCCAG GATCACTAG